The Clupea harengus chromosome 22, Ch_v2.0.2, whole genome shotgun sequence genomic sequence gagatcaggaagaagaagatgaacagGAAGCAGGGGATGAGCGAGGGCGAGCGGATGGGCAGGAAGTGGGTCACGCTCTCGGGCAGAATGCTCAGCTCCGTCAGGTCCGGGAAGGACAGGTAGCCATCCTCGTCCAGCAGGGCCGACAGGTCCGGCAggtgcagagagaaggagaagagcgtACCCCCTCTTTTGGTGCCGCCGCCCCCACCCTCGCCCAGACGCTGCTTGCGTGCGGAGAGGAGAAGTGCCTGCTCCTCCAGGAGCGCCACCTTGCGCTCAGCGCGGGCTTGCTGACGCAGGTGGCTGGCAGATGCCGTGGATTTGGCAGGGCTGGCCGAGGCGGCACGTTGCCGGGAAATCTCGCGGTGTCGCCGGCGGCGACGGAGCTTTGAGGcgggggaggaaggggaggggcagggggaggagcGGGCGGAGATGACTggcgaggaggggagggagagctcGGAACGCAGTGGGTCGGTGGAGAAGAGCGAGGAAAAGtgctgaggaggagaagagaggaggagagaagaagaaaaggagagaggaaaaggagaggagaaggagagagaaggaggagaggaacaagaGGAGTGGAAGTTGTTGGAATtatgaattgaaattgaatatTGTGGTTGGTCGGTCAGGAATTAAATAGAAATGAGGAAAAGAGATGAGAGTGTAGATGAgaagagataaataaaaaagttaaatgaACTCAGAAAATTGAAAAGGCAACAAGAGGAACAAGAAACAATGTAGTAAAGATGATGTAGGTGGCGCAGGATCACACATGAAACGAGACGACACAAAGAGAAGGGATGTGCCAAGGGGGAGTAAAAAGAAGATGAAATGATGATCCAAATAAAGAAAGGATGACCCGGGAGGTTTTCAGCCGACAAAATGGCCAATGAAAAACAAGACCgatgagaggaaaggaaggatGGAAAGAAGAAAACACATTAGTCTGAAGAACCGACTGGAAGGAATATTCACAGAGCACGCAACAAGGTGACGAAGCActtgcatacaacacaacagtgcTTCCATAACAGTGCTTCGGACTAACCCCAACACAGCTGTCAAAGAACTAAATGCTGAGAAAAAGAATGTCTCATGCAGACAAGAATGTCTGATAGGCCCTCAAAATCTCACCAGAGCGTAAAATAACTAAACAGCAGGACTGGTTTCTTGTAGGAGTCAAATGCATGTCAATCAATGGTTTTGACAAGCACAGCTCTCCACGTAATTGGTTCGAAtgacaggaagagggaggagctAGATTTCCTGACCTGAGGTACCAGGTGAGAGGTGAGTGGTTACCTTAGTGACAGGAGCAGGTTGGGCCTTGTCAGATGCCTCTGTGGTGCTGGTCTCCTCCTCTACCACCTTCTCTGGCGTCTCCAGGAGAGTGAGGTTGCCTGTGGAAACTGGTTTGGCATTGGCCTCAGAGCCGGCCCTGGGCTCTTTCATCAAGCTGTCGTGATTGGCTGACACTGGCGCTGCAGCAGAGGGGTCAAGCGGGGTCACACAGAAGTTAAAATAACATTCAGTGACATCATTTCCTGTGCACCACATTGTACCCTTATCATACTACCACTACTAGCTACATAAACCCGATTCATGACTGAGCGATATGTATACCGATAGATACATTAAGATCAGGCACCTTTAAAAAGTCACTTTAAGAAAATCTTAAAAATAAGGTTCTCTAAGGAAAAATGCTAATGAGAAACACACTTCAAAAACAACTGGCCATGTTCTTTCTCTTATCTCTGTGGATACAGACTATCCCATAATAGCCTCATGCTTCTCCACCTCCCTTGGGAGCGTTCTGCGTTGAATCCCTGAGATTTGGGCTGTTTGAAAATCAAACACTTCACTTCCTCAGCTCCCCTTTGCGCTGGGAGCAGGATCTCAACGAGAGGCCTAATCCCTGACAACTCATTCCGTCAGAGCTGGGAGAGCACAATTGGGTTTGCACACTAGGCAGCGatatggaagagagagggagggggagagaaggagagagaggaggaaagaaagaaagagagaaaggaagacagaaaaaaaagaaagtctaGTGCTGTCTAGTTTTGCAGTTAAGCTCCTACAGAATGAGCGGGAACCTGTGCATCTCCACGGTAACGGGGAGTGATTGTTTTTTTGATAGCTGTGACTATATTTAGCAGCAGCTTTGAGAACTGAGTTAAGACTCCAGtgttctccccatctctccctctctctttcactctctccctctctgctggagACACTAATGCTCTACACTCCTCTACACACGGTAGGCCTGGGAACACTCTGATCACTCTGCTCATGTCCTGGAGAATGAGACTGGATTTACTGCAGGCagagggcgagggagagggagagggagagggagagggagaaggagaaggagaagcagagggagaaggagaaggagagggagagggagaaggagaaggagaggcagagggagaaggagaagcagagggagaaggagaaggagaaggagagggagaaggagaaggagaaggagaggcagagggagaaggagaaggagagggagagggagagggagagggagagggagaggcagctctcacccaacacacaccctcaggaacATACAGCTCTGGTGGAAAGTAACTGCACCTCTTCTTGGGAAATGAGACATGTACacttctgtggtgtgtgtgtgtgtgtgtgtgtgtgtgtgtgtgtgtgtactaaccCCCGTCCAGGCTGCGGGACATGGTGTATTTCTTGCTGGTGGAGCGCTGGATAAAGGGTGCGGGTCTCTGGATCTGGGAGCTGGCTCTCCGGGTCTCGGCCTGCGTGCGCCCGCTGTAGCGGAACTTAGAACCCAGAGACATGAACCGCTTGGGAGGAGCATCTGGAGCCACCAGCCTGAGGGGAGGAGCAAAGAACAGCTTACACCTGTAAAAACGTACCAGCACACCCCAACAGGTGATAAATTCAGTGATCGTTCACCATATAACTACAGGATGGATCATTACTACAGTTCACACAATCTCCAGtagagggcagagaggagatgaaattACTCCATCTAATAACCATTAAACAAGATgcttcaccatggcaacctccGTACAAATATGTACAGAAGTCATTCAAACAGAGATACAATTGTTGGCTAGGCCTCCTCCTTGCTAgcctcatccttctctccctgcccGCCGCCCTCACCTGAAGAAGGTGTGGTGCTCCACGCAGGTCTTCCATACTCTCTTGGCAGCGCGGTGGTTGGGCAGCTTAAAGCCGATGGTGTTCTCAAACTGCTCCATctacggagaggagaggagaggaatataGAACATTTATAAGGAAGAGCAGGATAGAAAGACTCTACATAGACTCTATAAAGACTCTCAATAGAATGAGGGAGATAGaagctgtgagtgagtgagttagtgtgtgtgtgtgtgtgtgtgtgtgtgtgtgtgtgtgtgtgtgtgtgttattctcacCTCCCCTGGGCGTATCTTGATGAAGAAGTTGTTCCTCTTGTAGGAGATCTTGAGGATCTTGGGCCAGGCAAAGCGGTTGATGCGCAGACGGTCCCTGTAGATGAGCAaaccactggcacacacacccaacatgaTCTCCACACCCTCAGAGTCCTGGAGtgggataacacacacacacacacaagtgtgttaaTAAGACGTTAAATCATGCTCAtctaaacacaaagacaaagcctACGCTTTGACGACGGGTCCTATcctttatcaacacacacacacacgtacgtctGGATTGTAACAGTCACTAATGAAGACTCAATGACTCCTCAGACCTGCTAAGATCTCCAGACTGGAGCCACAAGGTCAAGAGGGCCGATTGGAtcactaggacacacacacacacacacacacacacacacacacacacacacacacacacacacacacacacacacacacacacacacacacacacacacacacacaaacacacactctctctggccCTAGGAGTCTGGCCACAGAACCACTTTAAGTCCTTGTGGAGCCGGCCTAAGCTGGAGAAGCTGCAGCGTTGATAACAATCGCATACCTCATGATAAGCAGCCAGCCCCTCATGGCATCATACTGGCCAGTATTCAGTCTTACAGTGTTGATATAGACACACGCTGAGAGTGGCCTGGTCTGTTCCAGGGTCAGCCAACACAGACATGAGGGGTTCTAGGCTCTTTTACAGTGTTCTGGACAATAGAGCTACGGAATGTTCTAGAACGGAACAAAGAACACCTCTGTCCAGACAGCACTGAGGGAGAATGTATAGTGGATGGCCACAGCCTGCTGTGCAGAGGACCtagcgcacagacacacattaacacacacatgcaaacacacacaccaaagaaccacacacacacacacacacacacacacacacacacacacacttcgttgcctctgtacttgtactctgtgcaatgacaataaatggAATCCAATTCAATccaatgcaaacatacacaacaaagtcacttacacacacacacacacacacatgctcacacaatcacacacacacagcagtgtctTACCTGCTCTTTAGCTGGGGCCAGGCACTCAAAGAGCCTTCCTACCAGctaggcgtgtgtgtgcaggagagagagaagacagcatTGTGCAGGTCTGCCACAGCCAGAGCAAGTGCAAtgcgcatgcacaaacacatgcacaaacacacacacacacacacacacacacacacactgcgccgCTCACACAgcgcagcaaacacacacaccctaaacagCCCACTACTCTTCAGACAGGCTCATTGAAGTAGAGCTGAAACAAGTACAATGCAGAGAGCAGTGGACTCCACGCCTTATCAGGGCAAGAGGCAGCTGTAATCTATATTATGTACTAAATGCATATTACTGCTGTCTGTTGGAACAGTGTGCTGAGAGCAGGAACTCAGGGGCCATGGTCACTACTAactgggcctgtgtgtgaggcCTAAAGACTGGCCTGAGAACAAGGACCCAGTGCAGGTTCACCTCTGATGGGATTATTCTTCAATAACTCTAAGGCCCCAAGCAAAAGTGTTAGCAGAAAGCTGAAGCAAGGAAGCAGCATAGCATGTTACAGTACTCAGGTTTCactctgcgcacacacacacacactcatactcatacacacacacacgcaaatacacccACTCATACCTTAGCGTGGTGCAGGTCTACTCCGTACATGGACAGCTTCTTGGCGTTCTCCAGGAAGAGCATCTCTGCATCAGCAGGACTCATTCCCCTTTGGACAGAAGAGAAAGGGGCCAACATAGCCTGAGTCAGTCTTGAGCCACTAGGAATCACTTAGCAAAGTAACCTGTTCACTATGAATCATGAATCACTTAGCAAAGTAAACTGTTCACTATGAATCATGAATCACTTAGCAAAGTAACTCAGCCTGGTTTCCAGATCCAATCATGAGTCattttgaactgaactgaactccaTTTTTTACGGAACTGAATAATCCTAAACTGAAACAAATCCTTTTGATATTCTGAAGTGATCTAGAACCTTTATAAAACTAAGGTCAACGTCAGTATTCTGAGTTGATCCTATCTAATCTGAGGAAAATGATTTGTTTCTAACACAAGCAGATGATTCAGTGAAGTGATGAATTGTAAACTAAAGCAGATGATTCTGTAAAGAAGTGAATGAACCCACTTGTGGTTGCAGTGCAGGTCCATGATCTTGTCCTGGAGCTCTCGGGTCTGGATGGGGGCGAGGCGGAGCTCACTCAGGTAGTCCTTGCCCAGCTCGTCCGGGTCATAGTCGCCCACCTCCGCCTGAGCCGTGAGCGCGCCCAACACGGTGTGCGTGGCGAAGGAGCAGGGGAGGCGGCCAGACACGATGTCATCACGCAGCTGCAGACACAGGTAGAACCTttaggggggagagaagggcagagagtgAGTTTTTATTTCAATTCATTTTCTGATTGTGTCTTGGGGcacaatattgtgtgtgtgtgtgtgtgtgtgtgtgtgtgtgtgtgtgtgtgtgtgtgtgtgtgtgtgagagagagagagtgtgcttttCACCTGGTGATATCTTCCTGCAGCTGAGCAGGGTCAGGTGGGTAGAATTTCACAATAAAGGTAAAGTTCCACTGCccacctgcagagagaggacaaaagTGTGATCATGACATATCATCTACTAGCAGAGAggtgtggaagagtgtgttaggagttgccttgtgtgtgtgttgtgtgtgtaacactttATGTATGACTGTGAGCATCATCATCTTACTTCTTATCTGCTTCTTCATTTCTTTGACAGGATCCAACcagttctgagagagagagagagagggagagtaatgatctttctttttattgtcTTATAGCCCCCTTTTGATATATTATCTGGTTGTATAACTATGTGAGTGTGATTAGATATTCATATGGACTTGATGAGCAACTTAACGGTTTAATGGCAATGGGCAGTATGGGTTGTTTCAAGGGCTCATACACAAAACTGAATGTAGCAGTCAGTAGGAGTAAGCTGAGGGTCTAAAGAGAGGGTTTATGGAGAGGTCATGTTtcgcatgatgtgtgtgtgaccacagaaGTGTTGCTTTATCttcagagttaaaaaaaaaaaaaaaaaaaaaaaaaaaaaaaaaatcaccttcTGGTTCTCCACATCCCGGTAGACAATGCCAAAGTAGTCTTTCTCCAGCAGGTTCAGGTGTTCACACACCTTATCGAACAGCACCTGGCCTTTGGCTCGCTTCtgctcaaaaacaaacacacaaacaaaccgtAAATAACACACTAGCTGCAGAATGGGAGCTGATAACATTACAGGCCaccccaaacaggaagtgaccaaGGGAGAGGTCAGCGAGAAGGGGAAATgacaggaagggggagagagaaagagcgagagagagagagagagagagagagagagagagagagagaaagcaagacagTGGGACAGAAAAACTAGGAGAGAAAGGTTaagagggtgaggaggagagcaagCTTCAGAAACAAAAGTGAGAGGTACTCAGTTAGCAGTGTAAGCACATCTGAACCACACAAAGGTGTCCTCTCACCACAGTCCTCTCAttgaagagaggacagagggttAACCATTAGATAGCAGCTCATTCAGAAAGGGATACAGCCCGATCTGGTTCATCCAGCATGGGACCAGGGCCACATGAGGGCCAGAGCTgggctagggtgtgtgtgtgtgtgtgtgtgtgagtgtgagagagagaatgagggagagatgtgtttctctgctcctctaAAGGAGACTGGACAACATTCCAGGAGGTTATTTTTAGTGCAGTGTTACCAAATGCCCCTaacagtggaacacacacacacacacgcacgcacgcacacacacacacacacacacacacacacacacacacacacacacacacacacacacacacacacacacacacacacacactgaagggaccagcataggtcataagaatatgccatagtcaataagtcaatgatattatacctagttataatatcattacttttatttggatttaactagccatgagtgcaCTCTCCTTagtgaatatactttgggctgacctgggtagtgaggtgtgagactagactctcacctcccccccccaggtcgagacaaagaaccctgcatgcatggcccatttgaatagacggtgacaccccttagatatagtgtatttaacagactgttcctcaaggaataagtcagatatgctgaggtgaagttctgtgagggaggatggatctgaaagtctctgtctcacaaatggtcggccgccattcttcaagaataaacctgaatcctgactgatcaaacctaagactgaatcttcaatatatggtataaaactaattaccatcaacacacacacacacctaggtaAGCATGAGTGTGAGCATTTCAAAGATGGAGAATGGTTTCTCTATCCAcattctggagtcacacacacgaacacacacacacagagacacacacttaaccgtatcagccgtcaacccacattacaataaagtaatgctccatgtcatgtacccctcagtaaccagaaaggaaatgttttaagatgttgtgacactataatgtatctcccataatccgttatcttctgtactattgtttaatcctaacatttcattttagcttagcttaccttagagttaacatgtgtaattaagtttgttctgtgttctcaccacttgtaaactgcattttccgaatgggtaccatgtacatatatgtattacttctgttatatttctctgctctcacggctaaaataggatggttatgttgacataacatcgggaaggaatttgtccctaaatcagaggtccacacaattggcgaaaaagcgtggggcactctgtaacatgggtttcgccttccctcgtgagagaatgccacatttatgagacaaagactgaacaaatccactcactcaagaaaaagaaaatagttcaaagatctgatgtttaagacatacagtcttaaaaagggggaatgaagggaccagcataggtcataagaatatgccatagtcaataagtcaatgatattatacctagttataatatcattacttttatttggatttaactagccatgagtgcaCTCTCCTTagtgaatatactttgggctgacctgggtagtgaggtgtgagactagactctcacctcccccccccaggtcgagacaaagaaccctgcatgcatggcccatttgaatagacgtgacaccccttagatatagtgtatttaacagactgttcctcaaggaataagtcagatatgctgaggtgaagttctgtgagggaggatggatctgaaagtctctgtctcacaaatggtcggccgccattcttcaagaataaacctgaatcctgactgatcaaacctaagactgaatcttcaatatatggtataaaactaattaccatcagatgaagggaccagcataggtcataagaatatgccatagtcaataagtcaatgatattatacctagttataatatcattacttttatttggatttaactagccatgattGCACTCTCCTTagtgaatatactttgggctgacctgggtagtgaggtgtgagactagactctcacctccccccccaggtcgagacaaagaaccctgcatgcatggcccatttgaatagacggtgacaccccttagatatagtgtatttaacagactgttcctcaaggaataagtcagatatgctgaggtgaagttctgtgagggaggatggatctgaaagtctctgtctcacaaatggtcggccgccattcttcaagaataaacctgaatcctgactgatcaaacctaagactgaatcttcaatatatggtataaaactaattaccatcaacacacacacacacctaggtaAGCATGAGTGTGAGCATTTCAAAGATGGAGAATGGTTTGGTTAAAAAGCTTGTGCAGTATATGTATGCATATCATGTCCTATTGAATAATGTCAGTGTTCTCAGAGGGTTGACTAGCTGTGGTGAGGAAAAGAGAGCTTCATTGAGGATGTGTATGTTGAGGTCATTGGGGGAGGAGTGTGTATCCCAAGGTATGTttggtgtgtaaatgtttgagtgcgtatgacgtgtgtgtgtgagagagagcgagagagagaaagagcgtcagtgaatgagtttgtgtgtgagaatgagtggaagggtgtgtatgtgtgcgcgtgtgagtgagtgagtaacagtgtgtgagagagtgtacggctgtgtgtgtgtgagagagtgtaaggttgtgtgtgtgtgagagtgagtgagagtatacgagtgtgtgtgtatgtgtgtgtgagagagtgtaagggtgtgtgtgtgtgtgtgtgtgtgtgtgtgtgtgtgtgtgtgtgagaaggagagtgtaagggtgtgtgtgtgagagagaaagagagagtgtaagggggtgtgtgtgtgtgtgtgtgtgtgtgtgagtgagtgagtgatagtatacgagtgtgtgtgtgtgagagagagagagtgtaaggatgtgtgtgtgtgtgtgtgtgtgtgagtgtacgtgtgtgtgagtgtacgtgtgtgtgagtgagtgagtgagtgagagagtgagtgtacgtgtgtgagagtgtacgtgtacgtgtgagtgagtgagtgttaaaGTGTGTTTAGTATGGGTGACTGTGCCAAAGCTAAGCCTCTTCACAACACCCTATGACGAGTTTACTGACCTACTTCATTCAGAGTGTGATGAAGGGAAAGTCCTGGCATTGTCCTCTACGGCTGCtctttcccccacacacactctctctctctctctctctctcactctctccctccctcactcactctctccctccctcactctctccctcacacacacacacacacacaatgtctctcaagcacacgcactctctctctttcccccacacacactcactctctctccctccctcacacacacacacacacacacactgtcttctctctctttctcacacacactctatctgtctctctctctctctctctccccctccctcacacacacacggtcttctctctctttctcacacacactctatctgtctctctctctctctctctctctccccctccctcacacacacggtcttctctctctttctcacacacactctatctgtctctctctctcacacacacacacacacacacacacacacacacaccatctccgtctctcaagcacacgcacacaccttttaacaacaacacaaacacatatatccTCCTCCCTGATGACAGACGAGTCAGTCCTGTCTTAGAGACATGTGAGGGCGGGGTTAGAGGTGGATATGGGGCGGGTTAGagaatgtgtgggtggggttAGAGGCGGATATGGGGCGGGTTAGATAATGTGTGGGCGGGGTTAGCGGTGGGTGTGACTCAAAGCTCAGACATACACAATTTAGAGGCCcaaacacacgcccacacacccaTGTTCAGAGGACATGCTGGATAATGTCACTGGGACAGAGATGGGGCTGAAGGGATGGTGCTGGATTAGAgagggat encodes the following:
- the epb41l3b gene encoding band 4.1-like protein 3b isoform X4 codes for the protein MTTASGSDSGPPKERQEEQREEKKKEKRRGKRKGAQRKEQNKEEQTPTTAAATAAPSQSQPPSASHRPPRESFPAATEIAEDPSSSSAGSTLGARTSSEDQRSHRSSRSFRLSRPTHGPPNHLRKMQCRVTLLDGSDYTCTVEKRAKGQVLFDKVCEHLNLLEKDYFGIVYRDVENQKNWLDPVKEMKKQIRSGQWNFTFIVKFYPPDPAQLQEDITRFYLCLQLRDDIVSGRLPCSFATHTVLGALTAQAEVGDYDPDELGKDYLSELRLAPIQTRELQDKIMDLHCNHKGMSPADAEMLFLENAKKLSMYGVDLHHAKDSEGVEIMLGVCASGLLIYRDRLRINRFAWPKILKISYKRNNFFIKIRPGEMEQFENTIGFKLPNHRAAKRVWKTCVEHHTFFRLVAPDAPPKRFMSLGSKFRYSGRTQAETRRASSQIQRPAPFIQRSTSKKYTMSRSLDGAPVSANHDSLMKEPRAGSEANAKPVSTGNLTLLETPEKVVEEETSTTEASDKAQPAPVTKHFSSLFSTDPLRSELSLPSSPVISARSSPCPSPSSPASKLRRRRRHREISRQRAASASPAKSTASASHLRQQARAERKVALLEEQALLLSARKQRLGEGGGGGTKRGGTLFSFSLHLPDLSALLDEDGYLSFPDLTELSILPESVTHFLPIRSPSLIPCFLFIFFFLISTSFSVPMALTLSFPLALCLCYLEPKASSLTATFAQGFHDSSDDDEDETDSDQTDFVYDGETTASESDQEEEEACDLKTKMAEDDKDTPANDSEDKQQESPVEDAEGGEAAAEEPEEEQEEESEEGSEEAQGEEPKEEPGTKELPVVHTETKTITYESAEGDTDADADPGVLMSAQTITSESTSTTMTTHITKTVKGGISETRIEKRIVISGDTDIDHDQALAQAIKEAKEQHPDMSVTKVVVHKETEISSPEEVAQ
- the epb41l3b gene encoding band 4.1-like protein 3b isoform X1, whose amino-acid sequence is MTTASGSDSGPPKERQEEQREEKKKEKRRGKRKGAQRKEQNKEEQTPTTAAATAAPSQSQPPSASHRPPRESFPAATEIAEDPSSSSAGSTLGARTSSEDQRSHRSSRSFRLSRPTHGPPNHLRKMQCRVTLLDGSDYTCTVEKRAKGQVLFDKVCEHLNLLEKDYFGIVYRDVENQKNWLDPVKEMKKQIRSGQWNFTFIVKFYPPDPAQLQEDITRFYLCLQLRDDIVSGRLPCSFATHTVLGALTAQAEVGDYDPDELGKDYLSELRLAPIQTRELQDKIMDLHCNHKGMSPADAEMLFLENAKKLSMYGVDLHHAKDSEGVEIMLGVCASGLLIYRDRLRINRFAWPKILKISYKRNNFFIKIRPGEMEQFENTIGFKLPNHRAAKRVWKTCVEHHTFFRLVAPDAPPKRFMSLGSKFRYSGRTQAETRRASSQIQRPAPFIQRSTSKKYTMSRSLDGAPVSANHDSLMKEPRAGSEANAKPVSTGNLTLLETPEKVVEEETSTTEASDKAQPAPVTKHFSSLFSTDPLRSELSLPSSPVISARSSPCPSPSSPASKLRRRRRHREISRQRAASASPAKSTASASHLRQQARAERKVALLEEQALLLSARKQRLGEGGGGGTKRGGTLFSFSLHLPDLSALLDEDGYLSFPDLTELSILPESVTHFLPIRSPSLIPCFLFIFFFLISTSFSVPMALTLSFPLALCLCYLEPKASSLTATFAQGFHDSSDDDEDETDSDQTDFVYDGETTASESDQEEEEACDLKTKNSLIRRIRGENVFVKHSNLMLQETDMPEEVLRRQTNMSELKRSFLEASTLRPGQTEWERRMSSSPVSAHRHSNPSTTKPPLPLQEMAEDDKDTPANDSEDKQQESPVEDAEGGEAAAEEPEEEQEEESEEGSEEAQGEEPKEEPGTKELPVVHTETKTITYESAEGDTDADADPGVLMSAQTITSESTSTTMTTHITKTVKGGISETRIEKRIVISGDTDIDHDQALAQAIKEAKEQHPDMSVTKVVVHKETEISSPEEVAQ
- the epb41l3b gene encoding band 4.1-like protein 3b isoform X5: MTTASGSDSGPPKERQEEQREEKKKEKRRGKRKGAQRKEQNKEEQTPTTAAATAAPSQSQPPSASHRPPRESFPAATEIAEDPSSSSAGSTLGARTSSEDQRSHRSSRSFRLSRPTHGPPNHLRKMQCRVTLLDGSDYTCTVEKRAKGQVLFDKVCEHLNLLEKDYFGIVYRDVENQKNWLDPVKEMKKQIRSGQWNFTFIVKFYPPDPAQLQEDITRFYLCLQLRDDIVSGRLPCSFATHTVLGALTAQAEVGDYDPDELGKDYLSELRLAPIQTRELQDKIMDLHCNHKGMSPADAEMLFLENAKKLSMYGVDLHHAKDSEGVEIMLGVCASGLLIYRDRLRINRFAWPKILKISYKRNNFFIKIRPGEMEQFENTIGFKLPNHRAAKRVWKTCVEHHTFFRLVAPDAPPKRFMSLGSKFRYSGRTQAETRRASSQIQRPAPFIQRSTSKKYTMSRSLDGAPVSANHDSLMKEPRAGSEANAKPVSTGNLTLLETPEKVVEEETSTTEASDKAQPAPVTKHFSSLFSTDPLRSELSLPSSPVISARSSPCPSPSSPASKLRRRRRHREISRQRAASASPAKSTASASHLRQQARAERKVALLEEQALLLSARKQRLGEGGGGGTKRGGTLFSFSLHLPDLSALLDEDGYLSFPDLTELSILPESVTHFLPIRSPSLIPCFLFIFFFLISTSFSVPMALTLSFPLALCLCYLEPKASSLTATFAQGFHDSSDDDEDETDSDQTDFVYDGETTASESDQEEEEACDLKTKNSLIRRIRGENVFVKHSNLMLQETDMPEEVLRRQTNMSELKRSFLEASTLRPGQTEWERRMSSSPVSAHRHSNPSTTKPPLPLQEMAEDDKDTPANDSEDKQQESPVEVEDHPEIDCI
- the epb41l3b gene encoding band 4.1-like protein 3b isoform X2, translating into MTTASGSDSGPPKERQEEQREEKKKEKRRGKRKGAQRKEQNKEEQTPTTAAATAAPSQSQPPSASHRPPRESFPAATEIAEDPSSSSAGSTLGARTSSEDQRSHRSSRSFRLSRPTHGPPNHLRKMQCRVTLLDGSDYTCTVEKRAKGQVLFDKVCEHLNLLEKDYFGIVYRDVENQKNWLDPVKEMKKQIRSGQWNFTFIVKFYPPDPAQLQEDITRFYLCLQLRDDIVSGRLPCSFATHTVLGALTAQAEVGDYDPDELGKDYLSELRLAPIQTRELQDKIMDLHCNHKGMSPADAEMLFLENAKKLSMYGVDLHHAKDSEGVEIMLGVCASGLLIYRDRLRINRFAWPKILKISYKRNNFFIKIRPGEMEQFENTIGFKLPNHRAAKRVWKTCVEHHTFFRLVAPDAPPKRFMSLGSKFRYSGRTQAETRRASSQIQRPAPFIQRSTSKKYTMSRSLDGAPVSANHDSLMKEPRAGSEANAKPVSTGNLTLLETPEKVVEEETSTTEASDKAQPAPVTKHFSSLFSTDPLRSELSLPSSPVISARSSPCPSPSSPASKLRRRRRHREISRQRAASASPAKSTASASHLRQQARAERKVALLEEQALLLSARKQRLGEGGGGGTKRGGTLFSFSLHLPDLSALLDEDGYLSFPDLTELSILPESVTHFLPIRSPSLIPCFLFIFFFLISTSFSVPMALTLSFPLALCLCYLEPKASSLTATFAQGFHDSSDDDEDETDSDQTDFVYDGETTASESDQEEEEACDLKTKNSLIRRIRGENVFVKHSNLMLQETDMPEEVLRRQTNMSELKRSFLEASTLRPGQTEWERRMSSSPVSAHRHSNPSTTKPPLPLQEMAEDDKDTPANDSEDKQQESPVEDAEGGEAAAEEPEEEQEEESEEGSEEAQGEEPKEEPGTKELPVVHTETKTITYESAEGDTDADADPGVLMSAQTITSESTSTTMTTHITKTVKGGISETRIEKRIVISGDTDIDHDQED